A genome region from Chiroxiphia lanceolata isolate bChiLan1 chromosome 5, bChiLan1.pri, whole genome shotgun sequence includes the following:
- the HMGXB4 gene encoding HMG domain-containing protein 4 isoform X1 — MGELFSFSVSQTFSYRWERGKEPRRGNSFTGSCRTTMAYDGAKKKEEFLESHRGVDDGLATSRIQREKKRSYKDLLQEEDEVATQDSEFFPGTEPHKKKKKHSSDEFCYRGVSPLDLPSKKKKKAASSPSSADPTMDLLKAITSPLATSSKSSKRTSEKSSHSSSGHSESRKEHAKKKLSGSSGEHSVDDGSSHKSKKMKPLYVNTETLTLREPDGLKMKLILSPKEKSSAADDDALSYSSTPAAAKKSSKKSARDEQGSFLLGHELQSFLKSSRKKHKPPSDSHPPSESFGADTSLHSEGHGSEYEIPGMEAPPESGSSSGGELEAGELVIDDSYREIKKKKKSKKSKKKKDKEKHREKKHSKSKKSSGHSPVAVAEVRVSPPPPSTPYVVPPPPPAVFHSDGQGEKRRKKEDKEKDKAEKWEKEKERDKEKERDKEKERDKEKERDKEKEKEKEREREKEREKEKEREKEREKEKEREKEKEREKEKEREKDKEREKEKEREREKPKKKNMSAYQVFCKEYRTTIVSEHPGIDFGELSKKLAEVWKQLPEKDKLIWKQKAQYLQHKQNKAEATTVKRKASSSDGAPKMKASPTGVISPHKKSPTSTVVVPSSPAKAPETDPIDVAAHLQLLGESLSLIGHRLQETEGMVAVSGSLSVLLDSIICALGPLACLTTQLPELNGCPRHVLSNTLDNIAYIMPGL; from the exons ATGGGAGAgttattttcattctctgtttCTCAGACCTTTTCCTATAGATGGGAACGGGGGAAGGAGCCCAGACGTGGCAACTCATTCACAGGCTCCTGCCGGACCACCATGGCTTATGATGGCGCCAAGAAGAAAGAAG AGTTCCTAGAGAGTCACCGAGGTGTTGATGACGGGCTGGCAACCAGCAGGATACAGCGAGAGAAGAAGCGCTCTTACAAAGATCTGCTGCAAGAGGAAGACGAGGTAGCAACTCAG GACAGTGAGTTTTTTCCGGGGACAGAACCtcacaaaaagaagaaaaagcactcCTCCGATGAGTTCTGCTACAGAG GTGTTTCGCCTCTGGATCTACCatcaaagaagaagaaaaaagcagcttctAGCCCATCCTCAGCTGATCCAACCATGGATTTACTCAAGGCTATCACCTCACCTTTGGCCACAAGCTCAAAGTCTTCAAAGAGGACCTCtgaaaaatcatctcattcttCCTCTGGCcattctgaaagcagaaaggagcACGCCAAGAAAAAGCTGAGTGGGAGCAGTGGGGAACACTCAGTGGACGATGGCAGCTCCCACAAatctaaaaaaatgaaacctctCTATGTGAACACAGAGACACTTACTCTTCGTGAACCTGATGGCTTGAAGATGAAGCTCATCCTCTCaccaaaagagaaaagtagTGCAGCAGATGATGATGCTTTATCCTACTCTTCAACACCAGCAGCTGCAAAGAAATCTTCAAAGAAATCAGCTCGAGATGAGCAAGGCTCATTTCTGCTGGGTCATGAACTGCAGAGCTTCCTGAAGTCATCCCGAAAGAAGCACAAACCACCTTCTGACTCGCATCCCCCTTCTGAGAGTTTTGGTGCTGACACCTCCCTCCATTCAGAGGGCCATGGAAGCGAGTATGAGATTCCAGGTATGGAAGCGCCACCAGAATCTGGTTCTTCTTCTGGTGGAGAGTTGGAGGCTGGAGAGCTAGTGATAGATGACTCCTACCGGGAAatcaagaagaagaagaaatcaaaaaaaagtaagaaaaaaaaggacaaggagaaacacagagagaagaaacactCTAAGTCTAAAAAGAGTTCTGGGCATTCTCCTGTGGCGGTAGCAGAAGTAAGGGTGTCACCACCACCTCCCAGTACCCCCTATGTTgttcctccacctcctcctgctgttTTTCACTCAGATGGTCAAGgtgagaaaaggaggaaaaaagaagacaaggagaaagacaaagctgaaaaatgggaaaaggagaaggaaagagacaaagaaaaggaaagagacaaagaaaaggaaagagacaaggaaaaggaaagagacaaggaaaaggaaaaagaaaaggaaagagaaagagaaaaagaaagagaaaaagaaaaggaaagagagaaggaaagagaaaaagaaaaggaaagagagaaggaaaaggaaagagaaaaggaaaaagaaagagaaaaagacaaggaaagagagaaggaaaaggaaagagaaagagaaaaa ccaaagaagaaaaacatgtctGCCTATCAAGTGTTTTGTAAGGAGTATCGTACAACTATTGTGTCTGAGCACCCTGGAATag ATTTTGGAGAGCTAAGTAAAAAACTGGCAGAAGTGTGGAAGCAGCTACCTGAGAAGGACAAActg ATCTGGAAACAGAAAGCTCAGTATCTCCAACACAAACAGAATAAAGCAGAGGCCACTACTGTGAAGAGAAAGGCATCATCTTCAGATGGTGCACCAAAAATGAAAG CTTCTCCAACGGGAGTGATTTCCCCTCATAAGAAATCCCCCACAAGCACCGTGGTGGTGCCTTCCTCACCAGCCAAAGCCCCTGAGACAGATCCTATTGATGTAGCTGCACACTTACAGCTGCTGGGTGAATCCCTGAGCCTCATTGGACACAGACTGCAGGAAACAGAG GGAATGGTGGCTGTTTCAGGAAGTTTGTCAGTACTTCTAGATTCAATCATCTGTGCTTTGGGCCCATTGGCATGTCTGACCACACAACTGCCTGAGCTGAATGGCTGCCCGAGGCACGTTTTG
- the HMGXB4 gene encoding HMG domain-containing protein 4 isoform X4: protein MDLLKAITSPLATSSKSSKRTSEKSSHSSSGHSESRKEHAKKKLSGSSGEHSVDDGSSHKSKKMKPLYVNTETLTLREPDGLKMKLILSPKEKSSAADDDALSYSSTPAAAKKSSKKSARDEQGSFLLGHELQSFLKSSRKKHKPPSDSHPPSESFGADTSLHSEGHGSEYEIPGMEAPPESGSSSGGELEAGELVIDDSYREIKKKKKSKKSKKKKDKEKHREKKHSKSKKSSGHSPVAVAEVRVSPPPPSTPYVVPPPPPAVFHSDGQGEKRRKKEDKEKDKAEKWEKEKERDKEKERDKEKERDKEKERDKEKEKEKEREREKEREKEKEREKEREKEKEREKEKEREKEKEREKDKEREKEKEREREKPKKKNMSAYQVFCKEYRTTIVSEHPGIDFGELSKKLAEVWKQLPEKDKLIWKQKAQYLQHKQNKAEATTVKRKASSSDGAPKMKASPTGVISPHKKSPTSTVVVPSSPAKAPETDPIDVAAHLQLLGESLSLIGHRLQETEGMVAVSGSLSVLLDSIICALGPLACLTTQLPELNGCPRHVLSNTLDNIAYIMPGL, encoded by the exons ATGGATTTACTCAAGGCTATCACCTCACCTTTGGCCACAAGCTCAAAGTCTTCAAAGAGGACCTCtgaaaaatcatctcattcttCCTCTGGCcattctgaaagcagaaaggagcACGCCAAGAAAAAGCTGAGTGGGAGCAGTGGGGAACACTCAGTGGACGATGGCAGCTCCCACAAatctaaaaaaatgaaacctctCTATGTGAACACAGAGACACTTACTCTTCGTGAACCTGATGGCTTGAAGATGAAGCTCATCCTCTCaccaaaagagaaaagtagTGCAGCAGATGATGATGCTTTATCCTACTCTTCAACACCAGCAGCTGCAAAGAAATCTTCAAAGAAATCAGCTCGAGATGAGCAAGGCTCATTTCTGCTGGGTCATGAACTGCAGAGCTTCCTGAAGTCATCCCGAAAGAAGCACAAACCACCTTCTGACTCGCATCCCCCTTCTGAGAGTTTTGGTGCTGACACCTCCCTCCATTCAGAGGGCCATGGAAGCGAGTATGAGATTCCAGGTATGGAAGCGCCACCAGAATCTGGTTCTTCTTCTGGTGGAGAGTTGGAGGCTGGAGAGCTAGTGATAGATGACTCCTACCGGGAAatcaagaagaagaagaaatcaaaaaaaagtaagaaaaaaaaggacaaggagaaacacagagagaagaaacactCTAAGTCTAAAAAGAGTTCTGGGCATTCTCCTGTGGCGGTAGCAGAAGTAAGGGTGTCACCACCACCTCCCAGTACCCCCTATGTTgttcctccacctcctcctgctgttTTTCACTCAGATGGTCAAGgtgagaaaaggaggaaaaaagaagacaaggagaaagacaaagctgaaaaatgggaaaaggagaaggaaagagacaaagaaaaggaaagagacaaagaaaaggaaagagacaaggaaaaggaaagagacaaggaaaaggaaaaagaaaaggaaagagaaagagaaaaagaaagagaaaaagaaaaggaaagagagaaggaaagagaaaaagaaaaggaaagagagaaggaaaaggaaagagaaaaggaaaaagaaagagaaaaagacaaggaaagagagaaggaaaaggaaagagaaagagaaaaa ccaaagaagaaaaacatgtctGCCTATCAAGTGTTTTGTAAGGAGTATCGTACAACTATTGTGTCTGAGCACCCTGGAATag ATTTTGGAGAGCTAAGTAAAAAACTGGCAGAAGTGTGGAAGCAGCTACCTGAGAAGGACAAActg ATCTGGAAACAGAAAGCTCAGTATCTCCAACACAAACAGAATAAAGCAGAGGCCACTACTGTGAAGAGAAAGGCATCATCTTCAGATGGTGCACCAAAAATGAAAG CTTCTCCAACGGGAGTGATTTCCCCTCATAAGAAATCCCCCACAAGCACCGTGGTGGTGCCTTCCTCACCAGCCAAAGCCCCTGAGACAGATCCTATTGATGTAGCTGCACACTTACAGCTGCTGGGTGAATCCCTGAGCCTCATTGGACACAGACTGCAGGAAACAGAG GGAATGGTGGCTGTTTCAGGAAGTTTGTCAGTACTTCTAGATTCAATCATCTGTGCTTTGGGCCCATTGGCATGTCTGACCACACAACTGCCTGAGCTGAATGGCTGCCCGAGGCACGTTTTG
- the HMGXB4 gene encoding HMG domain-containing protein 4 isoform X3 has protein sequence MKLVKEFLESHRGVDDGLATSRIQREKKRSYKDLLQEEDEVATQDSEFFPGTEPHKKKKKHSSDEFCYRGVSPLDLPSKKKKKAASSPSSADPTMDLLKAITSPLATSSKSSKRTSEKSSHSSSGHSESRKEHAKKKLSGSSGEHSVDDGSSHKSKKMKPLYVNTETLTLREPDGLKMKLILSPKEKSSAADDDALSYSSTPAAAKKSSKKSARDEQGSFLLGHELQSFLKSSRKKHKPPSDSHPPSESFGADTSLHSEGHGSEYEIPGMEAPPESGSSSGGELEAGELVIDDSYREIKKKKKSKKSKKKKDKEKHREKKHSKSKKSSGHSPVAVAEVRVSPPPPSTPYVVPPPPPAVFHSDGQGEKRRKKEDKEKDKAEKWEKEKERDKEKERDKEKERDKEKERDKEKEKEKEREREKEREKEKEREKEREKEKEREKEKEREKEKEREKDKEREKEKEREREKPKKKNMSAYQVFCKEYRTTIVSEHPGIDFGELSKKLAEVWKQLPEKDKLIWKQKAQYLQHKQNKAEATTVKRKASSSDGAPKMKASPTGVISPHKKSPTSTVVVPSSPAKAPETDPIDVAAHLQLLGESLSLIGHRLQETEGMVAVSGSLSVLLDSIICALGPLACLTTQLPELNGCPRHVLSNTLDNIAYIMPGL, from the exons ATGAAACTAGTTAAGG AGTTCCTAGAGAGTCACCGAGGTGTTGATGACGGGCTGGCAACCAGCAGGATACAGCGAGAGAAGAAGCGCTCTTACAAAGATCTGCTGCAAGAGGAAGACGAGGTAGCAACTCAG GACAGTGAGTTTTTTCCGGGGACAGAACCtcacaaaaagaagaaaaagcactcCTCCGATGAGTTCTGCTACAGAG GTGTTTCGCCTCTGGATCTACCatcaaagaagaagaaaaaagcagcttctAGCCCATCCTCAGCTGATCCAACCATGGATTTACTCAAGGCTATCACCTCACCTTTGGCCACAAGCTCAAAGTCTTCAAAGAGGACCTCtgaaaaatcatctcattcttCCTCTGGCcattctgaaagcagaaaggagcACGCCAAGAAAAAGCTGAGTGGGAGCAGTGGGGAACACTCAGTGGACGATGGCAGCTCCCACAAatctaaaaaaatgaaacctctCTATGTGAACACAGAGACACTTACTCTTCGTGAACCTGATGGCTTGAAGATGAAGCTCATCCTCTCaccaaaagagaaaagtagTGCAGCAGATGATGATGCTTTATCCTACTCTTCAACACCAGCAGCTGCAAAGAAATCTTCAAAGAAATCAGCTCGAGATGAGCAAGGCTCATTTCTGCTGGGTCATGAACTGCAGAGCTTCCTGAAGTCATCCCGAAAGAAGCACAAACCACCTTCTGACTCGCATCCCCCTTCTGAGAGTTTTGGTGCTGACACCTCCCTCCATTCAGAGGGCCATGGAAGCGAGTATGAGATTCCAGGTATGGAAGCGCCACCAGAATCTGGTTCTTCTTCTGGTGGAGAGTTGGAGGCTGGAGAGCTAGTGATAGATGACTCCTACCGGGAAatcaagaagaagaagaaatcaaaaaaaagtaagaaaaaaaaggacaaggagaaacacagagagaagaaacactCTAAGTCTAAAAAGAGTTCTGGGCATTCTCCTGTGGCGGTAGCAGAAGTAAGGGTGTCACCACCACCTCCCAGTACCCCCTATGTTgttcctccacctcctcctgctgttTTTCACTCAGATGGTCAAGgtgagaaaaggaggaaaaaagaagacaaggagaaagacaaagctgaaaaatgggaaaaggagaaggaaagagacaaagaaaaggaaagagacaaagaaaaggaaagagacaaggaaaaggaaagagacaaggaaaaggaaaaagaaaaggaaagagaaagagaaaaagaaagagaaaaagaaaaggaaagagagaaggaaagagaaaaagaaaaggaaagagagaaggaaaaggaaagagaaaaggaaaaagaaagagaaaaagacaaggaaagagagaaggaaaaggaaagagaaagagaaaaa ccaaagaagaaaaacatgtctGCCTATCAAGTGTTTTGTAAGGAGTATCGTACAACTATTGTGTCTGAGCACCCTGGAATag ATTTTGGAGAGCTAAGTAAAAAACTGGCAGAAGTGTGGAAGCAGCTACCTGAGAAGGACAAActg ATCTGGAAACAGAAAGCTCAGTATCTCCAACACAAACAGAATAAAGCAGAGGCCACTACTGTGAAGAGAAAGGCATCATCTTCAGATGGTGCACCAAAAATGAAAG CTTCTCCAACGGGAGTGATTTCCCCTCATAAGAAATCCCCCACAAGCACCGTGGTGGTGCCTTCCTCACCAGCCAAAGCCCCTGAGACAGATCCTATTGATGTAGCTGCACACTTACAGCTGCTGGGTGAATCCCTGAGCCTCATTGGACACAGACTGCAGGAAACAGAG GGAATGGTGGCTGTTTCAGGAAGTTTGTCAGTACTTCTAGATTCAATCATCTGTGCTTTGGGCCCATTGGCATGTCTGACCACACAACTGCCTGAGCTGAATGGCTGCCCGAGGCACGTTTTG
- the HMGXB4 gene encoding HMG domain-containing protein 4 isoform X2 yields the protein MAYDGAKKKEEFLESHRGVDDGLATSRIQREKKRSYKDLLQEEDEVATQDSEFFPGTEPHKKKKKHSSDEFCYRGVSPLDLPSKKKKKAASSPSSADPTMDLLKAITSPLATSSKSSKRTSEKSSHSSSGHSESRKEHAKKKLSGSSGEHSVDDGSSHKSKKMKPLYVNTETLTLREPDGLKMKLILSPKEKSSAADDDALSYSSTPAAAKKSSKKSARDEQGSFLLGHELQSFLKSSRKKHKPPSDSHPPSESFGADTSLHSEGHGSEYEIPGMEAPPESGSSSGGELEAGELVIDDSYREIKKKKKSKKSKKKKDKEKHREKKHSKSKKSSGHSPVAVAEVRVSPPPPSTPYVVPPPPPAVFHSDGQGEKRRKKEDKEKDKAEKWEKEKERDKEKERDKEKERDKEKERDKEKEKEKEREREKEREKEKEREKEREKEKEREKEKEREKEKEREKDKEREKEKEREREKPKKKNMSAYQVFCKEYRTTIVSEHPGIDFGELSKKLAEVWKQLPEKDKLIWKQKAQYLQHKQNKAEATTVKRKASSSDGAPKMKASPTGVISPHKKSPTSTVVVPSSPAKAPETDPIDVAAHLQLLGESLSLIGHRLQETEGMVAVSGSLSVLLDSIICALGPLACLTTQLPELNGCPRHVLSNTLDNIAYIMPGL from the exons ATGGCTTATGATGGCGCCAAGAAGAAAGAAG AGTTCCTAGAGAGTCACCGAGGTGTTGATGACGGGCTGGCAACCAGCAGGATACAGCGAGAGAAGAAGCGCTCTTACAAAGATCTGCTGCAAGAGGAAGACGAGGTAGCAACTCAG GACAGTGAGTTTTTTCCGGGGACAGAACCtcacaaaaagaagaaaaagcactcCTCCGATGAGTTCTGCTACAGAG GTGTTTCGCCTCTGGATCTACCatcaaagaagaagaaaaaagcagcttctAGCCCATCCTCAGCTGATCCAACCATGGATTTACTCAAGGCTATCACCTCACCTTTGGCCACAAGCTCAAAGTCTTCAAAGAGGACCTCtgaaaaatcatctcattcttCCTCTGGCcattctgaaagcagaaaggagcACGCCAAGAAAAAGCTGAGTGGGAGCAGTGGGGAACACTCAGTGGACGATGGCAGCTCCCACAAatctaaaaaaatgaaacctctCTATGTGAACACAGAGACACTTACTCTTCGTGAACCTGATGGCTTGAAGATGAAGCTCATCCTCTCaccaaaagagaaaagtagTGCAGCAGATGATGATGCTTTATCCTACTCTTCAACACCAGCAGCTGCAAAGAAATCTTCAAAGAAATCAGCTCGAGATGAGCAAGGCTCATTTCTGCTGGGTCATGAACTGCAGAGCTTCCTGAAGTCATCCCGAAAGAAGCACAAACCACCTTCTGACTCGCATCCCCCTTCTGAGAGTTTTGGTGCTGACACCTCCCTCCATTCAGAGGGCCATGGAAGCGAGTATGAGATTCCAGGTATGGAAGCGCCACCAGAATCTGGTTCTTCTTCTGGTGGAGAGTTGGAGGCTGGAGAGCTAGTGATAGATGACTCCTACCGGGAAatcaagaagaagaagaaatcaaaaaaaagtaagaaaaaaaaggacaaggagaaacacagagagaagaaacactCTAAGTCTAAAAAGAGTTCTGGGCATTCTCCTGTGGCGGTAGCAGAAGTAAGGGTGTCACCACCACCTCCCAGTACCCCCTATGTTgttcctccacctcctcctgctgttTTTCACTCAGATGGTCAAGgtgagaaaaggaggaaaaaagaagacaaggagaaagacaaagctgaaaaatgggaaaaggagaaggaaagagacaaagaaaaggaaagagacaaagaaaaggaaagagacaaggaaaaggaaagagacaaggaaaaggaaaaagaaaaggaaagagaaagagaaaaagaaagagaaaaagaaaaggaaagagagaaggaaagagaaaaagaaaaggaaagagagaaggaaaaggaaagagaaaaggaaaaagaaagagaaaaagacaaggaaagagagaaggaaaaggaaagagaaagagaaaaa ccaaagaagaaaaacatgtctGCCTATCAAGTGTTTTGTAAGGAGTATCGTACAACTATTGTGTCTGAGCACCCTGGAATag ATTTTGGAGAGCTAAGTAAAAAACTGGCAGAAGTGTGGAAGCAGCTACCTGAGAAGGACAAActg ATCTGGAAACAGAAAGCTCAGTATCTCCAACACAAACAGAATAAAGCAGAGGCCACTACTGTGAAGAGAAAGGCATCATCTTCAGATGGTGCACCAAAAATGAAAG CTTCTCCAACGGGAGTGATTTCCCCTCATAAGAAATCCCCCACAAGCACCGTGGTGGTGCCTTCCTCACCAGCCAAAGCCCCTGAGACAGATCCTATTGATGTAGCTGCACACTTACAGCTGCTGGGTGAATCCCTGAGCCTCATTGGACACAGACTGCAGGAAACAGAG GGAATGGTGGCTGTTTCAGGAAGTTTGTCAGTACTTCTAGATTCAATCATCTGTGCTTTGGGCCCATTGGCATGTCTGACCACACAACTGCCTGAGCTGAATGGCTGCCCGAGGCACGTTTTG